In Stutzerimonas stutzeri, a genomic segment contains:
- a CDS encoding fumarylacetoacetate hydrolase family protein translates to MNSIDQNDYLFTPSIPSLAIADSDQRFPVRRVYCVGRNYAEHAREMGHDPDREPPFFFTKHPDSLLPDGSVFPYPTGTESVHHEIEMVVAIGRGGADIPVEQALEHVYGYAVGLDMTRRDLQAEAKKMGRPWAVAKSFDHAAPCSALVPAEKIGHPTEGRIWLEINGETRQEGDLAELIWSVPEVVAYLSRLFVLEPGDLIMTGTPAGVGPVQRGEHLSGGVQGIGTLDITVG, encoded by the coding sequence GTGAATTCGATTGACCAGAACGACTACCTCTTCACCCCGAGCATCCCCAGCCTCGCCATTGCGGATAGCGACCAGCGCTTCCCGGTGCGGCGCGTGTATTGCGTCGGCCGTAACTACGCCGAACACGCGCGTGAAATGGGCCACGACCCAGACCGCGAACCACCCTTCTTTTTCACCAAACACCCGGACAGCCTGCTGCCGGACGGCAGCGTATTCCCCTACCCGACAGGCACCGAAAGCGTTCATCACGAGATCGAGATGGTCGTGGCCATCGGCCGCGGCGGTGCCGACATTCCGGTCGAGCAGGCGCTCGAACATGTCTACGGTTACGCCGTGGGGCTGGACATGACCCGCCGCGACCTGCAAGCCGAAGCGAAAAAGATGGGCCGCCCGTGGGCGGTCGCGAAAAGCTTCGATCATGCGGCACCCTGCTCGGCGCTGGTGCCGGCTGAGAAAATCGGTCATCCGACCGAGGGTCGCATCTGGCTCGAGATCAATGGCGAAACCCGCCAGGAAGGCGACTTGGCAGAGCTGATCTGGAGCGTGCCGGAAGTGGTCGCCTACCTGTCGCGGCTGTTCGTGCTCGAGCCCGGCGACCTGATCATGACCGGCACCCCGGCGGGCGTCGGACCGGTGCAACGCGGCGAACATCTGAGCGGCGGCGTACAAGGCATCGGTACGCTGGACATCACGGTAGGCTAA
- the ampC gene encoding class C beta-lactamase, with protein MHSLCTCRGRWLAVAVALAFSCTTVADTEHDPIDATVADAAQTLMAQYAIPGLAIAVTVQGKQYFYNYGVASNATQQAVTRETLFEIGSVSKTLTATLAAYAEAQGKLSLTDSPTRYLPTLQGSKLDQITLIDLATHTAGDFPLQLPDDIRNDRQLTNYFRAWQPHYAPGTRHTYANPGMGLLGMAAASSLGLSYVDALQTQLLPKLGMRNTFIDVPSSEMARYAQGYNKDGDPVRLNPALLANEAYGAKTTSQDLLHFIEAQLGAVETDSLVRQAIKTTRTGYYQVGAMTQALVWEQYEYPVALDDLLVGNGSKMVLESQPVKPISLPLQPQTDAWVNKTGSTNGFGAYVAFIPARQLGIVILANRYYPNEERVKLAYRILGQLAQ; from the coding sequence ATGCATTCGCTTTGCACATGCCGGGGGCGGTGGTTAGCCGTCGCGGTAGCGTTGGCGTTCAGTTGCACGACCGTGGCCGATACCGAACACGACCCCATCGATGCAACCGTGGCAGACGCCGCCCAGACCCTGATGGCGCAGTACGCCATTCCGGGTCTGGCCATCGCGGTGACGGTGCAAGGCAAGCAGTACTTTTATAACTACGGTGTAGCCTCGAACGCGACGCAGCAGGCCGTGACTCGCGAAACCCTGTTCGAGATCGGCTCGGTCAGCAAGACGCTGACGGCCACCCTGGCTGCCTATGCCGAAGCCCAGGGCAAGCTTTCACTCACCGACAGTCCCACTCGCTATCTGCCCACCCTGCAAGGCAGCAAGCTCGACCAGATCACCCTGATCGACTTGGCCACCCATACGGCCGGTGATTTCCCGTTGCAACTGCCCGACGATATCCGCAACGACCGGCAACTGACGAATTACTTCAGAGCCTGGCAGCCACACTACGCACCGGGCACACGGCATACCTACGCCAATCCCGGCATGGGTCTGTTGGGCATGGCGGCGGCCAGCAGCCTGGGACTTTCGTATGTCGACGCCTTGCAGACCCAGCTGCTACCGAAGCTCGGGATGCGCAACACCTTCATCGACGTGCCTTCAAGCGAGATGGCGCGCTATGCCCAGGGCTACAACAAGGATGGCGATCCGGTCAGGCTGAACCCCGCGCTGCTCGCTAACGAAGCCTACGGCGCGAAAACCACCAGCCAGGATCTGCTGCACTTCATCGAAGCGCAGCTCGGCGCTGTCGAAACGGACAGCTTGGTCAGACAGGCGATAAAGACGACCCGAACCGGCTATTACCAGGTCGGCGCCATGACTCAGGCGTTGGTATGGGAGCAGTACGAGTACCCGGTAGCGTTGGACGATCTGTTGGTCGGCAATGGCAGCAAGATGGTGCTCGAAAGCCAGCCCGTGAAGCCAATCTCCCTGCCCCTGCAGCCGCAGACCGATGCCTGGGTCAACAAGACCGGCTCAACCAACGGATTCGGTGCCTACGTAGCCTTCATACCCGCCAGGCAGCTGGGCATCGTCATCCTGGCCAACCGGTACTACCCGAACGAGGAGCGGGTGAAGCTCGCTTACCGCATCCTGGGCCAGCTGGCTCAATAG
- a CDS encoding LysR family transcriptional regulator, protein MQIDEELTLKKLEVFLAFMHSGNLSKAAADLNTSNVSVHRAIHSLESALRCPLFRREGRNLIPMESAFVLEERAQHLIKDVVETVRQTREAAGFSAERFKLGALYSLTVKTVPQLIMGLKLRRSELNIDLILGSNVDLLYKLKNMELDAVLISLDDSLINIDCEQLLLFADDIFLAVPTDSPFAEQAEVDLGELRDATFITLTQGFATHRDSARVFEQAGFKPNVGMQVNDIFTLLSMVSSGVGYALLPGRVAAVYENRIRLIPLQSKYRLQQQIGVVFLKAKERDPNLLALVAECRMYRSRSPALPEPSSNH, encoded by the coding sequence ATGCAGATCGACGAAGAACTCACCCTGAAAAAGCTGGAAGTGTTTCTGGCCTTCATGCACAGCGGAAATTTGAGCAAGGCAGCCGCCGACCTGAACACCAGCAACGTCAGCGTTCACCGTGCCATCCATTCATTGGAGAGTGCGCTGCGCTGCCCGCTATTCAGGCGTGAGGGACGCAACCTCATCCCGATGGAAAGCGCCTTCGTGCTGGAGGAGCGAGCCCAGCATTTGATCAAGGACGTCGTCGAAACTGTCCGGCAGACGCGTGAGGCGGCCGGCTTCTCGGCGGAACGGTTCAAGCTCGGCGCGTTGTACTCATTGACCGTGAAGACGGTTCCGCAGCTGATCATGGGGCTCAAGCTGCGCCGCAGCGAGCTGAATATCGACCTGATCCTCGGCTCCAATGTCGACTTGCTCTACAAGCTGAAAAACATGGAGCTGGACGCCGTCCTGATCTCCCTCGACGACAGCCTCATCAATATCGACTGCGAGCAGTTGCTGCTGTTCGCCGATGACATCTTTCTGGCCGTACCCACCGATTCTCCCTTTGCCGAGCAAGCGGAGGTCGATCTGGGCGAGCTGCGAGATGCCACCTTCATTACCCTTACCCAGGGCTTCGCCACCCATCGCGACAGTGCTCGGGTATTTGAGCAGGCGGGCTTCAAGCCGAACGTGGGCATGCAAGTCAACGACATTTTCACCCTGCTCAGCATGGTCAGCTCCGGCGTCGGCTACGCCCTGCTTCCCGGGCGCGTCGCGGCGGTGTACGAAAACCGCATCCGGCTGATTCCCTTGCAAAGCAAATACCGCTTGCAACAGCAGATCGGCGTGGTGTTCCTGAAGGCCAAGGAGCGCGACCCCAACCTGCTCGCGCTGGTTGCGGAATGCCGCATGTATCGGTCCAGATCGCCGGCTCTTCCGGAGCCTTCCAGCAATCATTAA